One genomic segment of Oreochromis aureus strain Israel breed Guangdong linkage group 9, ZZ_aureus, whole genome shotgun sequence includes these proteins:
- the LOC116309633 gene encoding tomoregulin-1-like, whose translation MAPELRVSCFCCLLVLLVLPAVRSSFHRSGVDCGPGRAEDCPDLSEKKSDLRVCDTGTCRFGGTCRENGADIKCVCQFHCNKKYVPVCGSNGDTYQNECFLRRAACKKQRAINIVSEGPCYHDAGSGSGDGDDEGSGRGKKTSKCGNCKFGAECDEDSEDMICMCNIVCNGHNDNPVCGSDGVTYDTPCHVREASCLKQLKIDIKHVGRCHDKNRKDDGIKTKPEIYAVPKPGEGEGFEDIPAPCPEDYSQFCEHGICEMRQNLPTCRCEDAYGGQQCEQLLDFNILYVVPSGQKLHYVLIAAIIGAVQIAVIVAVVMCFTRRCNKTKRGRRQKQHLGHFPSGTSSRMM comes from the exons ATGGCTCCAGAGCTCCGGGTCTCCTGCTTCTGCTGCCTGCTGGTGCTGCTGGTTCTCCCCGCCGTCCGGAGCTCGTTCCACCGCAGCGGTGTGGACTGCGGACCCGGGAGGGCCGAAGACTGCCCAG ATTTGTCAGAGAAGAAAAGCGACCTGCGCGTGTGTGACACCGGGACGTGTCGCTTTGGAGGAACCTGCCGTGAGAACGGCGCCGACATCAAGTGTGTCTGTCAGTTCCAC tgcaATAAGAAGTACGTCCCCGTGTGCGGCTCCAACGGAGACACGTACCAGAACGAGTGTTTCCTGAGGAGAGCGGCgtgcaaaaaacaaagagcCATCAACATCGTGTCAGAGGGACCCTGTTACCATG atgCTGGATCAGGATCTGGAGATGGAG atgACGAAGGCTCCGGCCGTGGGAAAAAGACCTCCAAATGTGGGAACTGCAAGTTTGGAGCCGAGTGTGATGAAGACTCTGAGGATATGAt cTGCATGTGTAACATCGTGTGCAACGGCCACAACGACAACCCGGTGTGCGGCAGCGACGGCGTCACCTACGACACGCCCTGCCACGTCCGGGAGGCGTCCTGCCTCAAACAACTCAAGATCGACATCAAGCACGTCGGACGCTGCCATG ataaaaacaggaaagacGACGGCATCAAAACCAAGCCAGAAATCTACG CTGTCCCCAAGCCTGGTGAGGGGGAGGGGTTTGAGGACATCCCCGCCCCCTGTCCCGAGGACTACTCCCAGTTCTGTGAACACGGTATCTGTGAGATGAGACAGAACCTGCCCACCTGCAG gtgtGAGGATGCGTACGGGGGGCAGCAGTGTgagcagctgctggactttAACATCCTGTACGTGGTGCCCAGCGGGCAGAAGCTGCACTACGTCCTCATCGCTGCCATCATCGGAGCTGTTCAGATCGCTGTCATCGTGGCCGTGGTCATGTGCTTCaccag GAGGTGCAACAAGACGAAGCGTGGTCGGAGGCAGAAGCAGCATCTCGGTCACTTCCCGTCAGGAACGTCGTCCCGGATGATGTAG